A stretch of Candidatus Thiopontia autotrophica DNA encodes these proteins:
- a CDS encoding heavy-metal-associated domain-containing protein has product MFLMSGWATSLFAAGVQYEMRVDGLACPFCAYGIEKNFMKTEGVERVDIDLKRGLVIVDTQEGVRFTEDQLKQIFDDSGFSYRGVVERAR; this is encoded by the coding sequence ATGTTTTTGATGAGTGGCTGGGCAACCTCACTGTTTGCAGCAGGAGTGCAATATGAGATGCGGGTGGATGGATTGGCCTGCCCATTCTGTGCCTATGGCATAGAGAAGAACTTCATGAAAACGGAGGGGGTTGAGAGGGTTGATATCGACCTGAAAAGAGGGTTGGTGATTGTGGATACCCAAGAGGGGGTGCGTTTTACCGAAGATCAGCTCAAACAGATCTTTGATGATTCCGGCTTCAGCTATCGAGGGGTTGTTGAGCGTGCTCGATAA
- a CDS encoding heavy-metal-associated domain-containing protein, producing the protein MQTVTVANVMCGGCANTIETSLSEMDGVDYVKVNVEDKTVTLGLDEGVMQSVTEKLAELGYPVQ; encoded by the coding sequence ATGCAGACAGTAACTGTGGCTAATGTAATGTGTGGTGGATGTGCCAACACTATCGAGACCAGCCTCTCGGAGATGGATGGAGTCGACTATGTGAAGGTCAACGTAGAAGATAAGACGGTAACCCTTGGTTTGGATGAGGGTGTGATGCAGTCAGTCACAGAGAAGCTGGCTGAGCTTGGATATCCCGTACAGTAA
- a CDS encoding HAMP domain-containing protein, producing the protein MRLIPESLYGRLLAILLIGLMVPQLLSALVHLYDRDTVLHQTMGAGSAERIGSIVELLDPMTDIEREKMVEALNGFPLEVVLTSKYIKFHKQKEVENEQLYLLFKEYLQKSLPPGHEAHVEVVETVIPVAVGYEDMNGPHTGMREMMSHRMRMQNMWGMEQQKVKSFHVQVRLSDGVWVDFHYHIPKKVFAWPTRMVVALSLLLFSVLILTWIAVRWVTRPLSLLSDAAEALGKDIRRSPLEINGPKEVRQAAEAFNTMQQRLSRYIGDRARILSAVSHDLKTPITRLRLRSEMLEDDRIRADIETDLDHMEEMVVSTLDFMRGTENPEPMQQIDMQALLESLQEDLEPLGIRFDIKGQVTEPIRGRLVQLKRCLTNLLENGTRHGGGRVWVKLDELDDRLLIVVNSDGATIPAEELEKVFEPFYRVEKSRSRESGGTGLGLSIARNIARAHGGELILKNRPEGGVAAELEIPRS; encoded by the coding sequence ATGAGATTGATACCTGAATCCTTGTACGGTCGTCTATTGGCAATTCTGCTGATTGGACTGATGGTGCCGCAGCTGCTCAGTGCACTGGTACATCTTTATGATCGAGACACCGTATTGCACCAGACCATGGGTGCAGGCAGTGCAGAGAGAATAGGCTCTATCGTGGAGTTGCTGGATCCGATGACTGATATAGAGCGCGAAAAAATGGTTGAAGCGCTAAATGGTTTCCCTTTGGAAGTGGTGTTGACCTCAAAATATATTAAATTTCATAAGCAGAAAGAGGTTGAGAATGAACAGCTATATCTGCTTTTTAAGGAGTATCTTCAGAAGAGTCTACCTCCAGGACATGAGGCTCATGTTGAGGTAGTTGAGACGGTAATTCCTGTTGCTGTTGGATATGAAGATATGAATGGGCCTCATACCGGGATGCGTGAAATGATGTCTCATCGGATGAGAATGCAAAATATGTGGGGGATGGAACAGCAGAAGGTTAAATCATTTCATGTTCAGGTCAGATTGAGTGATGGGGTATGGGTCGACTTCCACTACCATATTCCCAAGAAGGTTTTTGCATGGCCTACCCGTATGGTCGTTGCACTCTCTCTGCTACTTTTTTCTGTTCTTATTTTGACCTGGATTGCAGTTCGTTGGGTAACAAGACCACTGTCATTGTTATCTGATGCGGCTGAGGCGCTGGGCAAGGATATTCGGCGATCTCCACTGGAGATCAATGGACCTAAAGAGGTAAGGCAGGCGGCAGAGGCATTCAATACCATGCAGCAGCGGCTGAGTCGCTATATCGGGGATCGGGCACGGATCCTCTCGGCCGTCTCTCACGACCTAAAGACACCCATTACCCGCCTGCGGCTGCGCAGCGAGATGCTGGAGGATGATCGCATCCGTGCTGATATCGAAACCGATCTTGATCACATGGAGGAGATGGTGGTCTCCACGCTTGATTTTATGCGGGGAACAGAGAACCCAGAGCCGATGCAGCAGATCGACATGCAGGCACTGCTGGAGAGTCTGCAGGAGGATCTGGAGCCACTCGGTATTCGATTTGATATCAAGGGGCAGGTGACGGAGCCGATCCGTGGCCGACTGGTTCAGCTCAAACGTTGTCTCACCAACCTGTTGGAGAATGGAACCCGTCATGGAGGTGGGAGGGTCTGGGTAAAGCTGGATGAATTGGATGATCGATTATTGATTGTTGTAAATAGCGATGGGGCAACAATTCCTGCAGAAGAGTTGGAGAAGGTCTTTGAGCCCTTCTATCGGGTAGAAAAATCAAGAAGCAGGGAGTCAGGTGGAACCGGTCTAGGTCTTAGCATTGCAAGAAATATTGCCCGCGCCCATGGCGGCGAACTGATTCTTAAGAATCGCCCTGAGGGAGGGGTGGCAGCAGAGCTTGAGATTCCACGATCGTGA
- a CDS encoding SHOCT domain-containing protein gives MMDTFMSGGFGWIFWILIIALIFWLANTRGQGGDSSHTAQQKTAREMLDEEYALGKIDRDSYLQKRADLSS, from the coding sequence ATGATGGATACTTTTATGTCTGGCGGCTTCGGATGGATCTTCTGGATCCTCATCATCGCACTGATCTTCTGGCTGGCCAACACACGGGGTCAGGGAGGTGATAGCTCACACACTGCCCAGCAAAAGACGGCTCGAGAGATGCTCGATGAGGAGTATGCACTTGGGAAAATTGATCGGGACAGCTATCTGCAGAAGAGAGCGGATCTCTCCAGCTAG
- a CDS encoding cytochrome c, with amino-acid sequence MNRKESRSRMVTVLAVVVVVIAGVTGYSLLSGDEVYANHTQPVDMERQFSFEQLPEQKTIIKHASGLQYAGTESGLFVSEDGGKFWKRSYPFPLPVTMITTFDNENLYAFVVGKGLFSIRGDETEWSLINNQMGTQFLVSLSSEEGEINRLVARNQYGKQIISDDGGESWVRADGFPKVKTMVERRGEKLFNEKCQSCHGIAGIGETYTIEALTNRDYLMAPPLDESAHAWHHTDEALMKTILEGSSRQSRMPAWGDLGVTKADASHLVAYIKSLWGERIRDCQGPRHMQCM; translated from the coding sequence GTGAATAGAAAGGAGTCCAGATCAAGGATGGTCACAGTGCTGGCTGTGGTAGTAGTCGTGATAGCGGGGGTGACTGGATATTCTCTGTTATCTGGGGATGAGGTTTATGCTAACCATACACAACCAGTTGATATGGAGCGACAGTTCTCCTTCGAACAGTTGCCAGAGCAAAAGACCATTATTAAACATGCTTCAGGTCTACAGTATGCAGGAACTGAGAGTGGCCTCTTCGTAAGTGAGGATGGCGGCAAGTTTTGGAAACGCTCGTATCCATTTCCACTACCGGTAACCATGATTACCACGTTTGACAATGAGAATCTCTATGCTTTTGTGGTTGGTAAGGGGTTGTTTAGCATACGAGGAGATGAGACCGAGTGGTCGCTGATAAATAATCAAATGGGTACTCAGTTTCTTGTTTCACTCTCTAGCGAAGAGGGGGAGATAAATAGATTGGTTGCTCGTAACCAATACGGCAAACAAATTATCTCTGATGATGGTGGAGAGAGCTGGGTTCGTGCGGATGGCTTTCCAAAAGTCAAAACCATGGTGGAGAGAAGGGGTGAAAAGTTGTTTAACGAGAAGTGTCAAAGCTGTCATGGTATTGCCGGAATTGGCGAGACCTATACCATCGAGGCACTGACTAATCGTGACTACCTGATGGCTCCACCCCTTGATGAGTCTGCACATGCCTGGCATCACACTGATGAGGCACTGATGAAAACCATTCTTGAAGGATCTTCACGACAGAGCAGGATGCCTGCCTGGGGAGATCTTGGAGTCACAAAAGCAGATGCCAGCCACCTTGTTGCCTATATCAAAAGTTTGTGGGGTGAGCGCATTAGAGATTGTCAGGGACCACGACACATGCAATGTATGTAA
- a CDS encoding response regulator has protein sequence MTKSGHLLVVDDDPEIRRLLREYLERAGYRLSTAAGGREMFSALEQAPIDLIILDLMMPGDDGLELLRKLRGHSNIPVVMLTAMGEETDRILGLEMGADDYISKPFNPRELLARIKSVLRRSSSLPEAPLQDEATEALFADWHLNLQQHHLISPDGVVVPLSGGEFRLLKVFIEHPGRVLSRDQLLEFSQGREAQPFDRSIDVLVGRLRKRLREDPKKPAIIHTMRGEGYRFVPEITFA, from the coding sequence GTGACAAAATCTGGCCATCTGCTGGTTGTTGATGATGATCCAGAGATCCGTCGTCTGCTTAGAGAGTATCTGGAGAGGGCAGGCTATCGTCTCTCGACCGCTGCGGGCGGCAGGGAGATGTTCTCTGCTCTTGAACAGGCCCCGATTGATCTGATTATTCTGGACCTCATGATGCCCGGAGATGATGGTCTGGAGCTGCTCAGAAAGCTGCGTGGCCACTCAAATATTCCGGTGGTTATGTTGACCGCCATGGGGGAGGAGACTGACCGAATTCTTGGACTGGAGATGGGGGCAGATGACTATATCTCCAAGCCGTTCAACCCCAGGGAGCTGCTGGCCAGGATCAAGAGTGTACTTCGCCGTAGCTCCAGCTTGCCGGAGGCCCCCCTGCAGGATGAGGCGACAGAGGCTCTTTTTGCTGACTGGCATCTGAACCTCCAGCAACACCACCTGATATCCCCTGACGGAGTTGTTGTTCCGCTCAGTGGTGGCGAATTCCGTCTGCTGAAGGTCTTTATAGAGCATCCTGGACGAGTCTTGAGTCGGGACCAGCTGCTGGAGTTCAGTCAGGGCAGAGAGGCACAGCCATTTGATCGCAGCATTGATGTGCTGGTGGGGCGTCTCAGGAAAAGATTGAGAGAGGACCCCAAAAAGCCGGCAATCATTCATACCATGCGTGGAGAGGGGTACCGTTTTGTGCCCGAGATAACTTTTGCGTAG
- a CDS encoding cytochrome c produces the protein MRKVVFLLSTVVVATIAGNAQADNREMVQMPEMMQEHMMGNMRDHVLAIHEILTALSKDELDKASSIAEERLGMSSLSLHGAGHMAKFMPQQMGAIGTGMHRAASRFARTAEEGDRLAAYDSLNQVTAACVACHAGYRIR, from the coding sequence ATGAGAAAAGTTGTTTTTTTGTTATCGACAGTTGTCGTTGCCACTATTGCAGGTAACGCCCAGGCTGATAACAGGGAGATGGTGCAGATGCCGGAGATGATGCAGGAGCATATGATGGGTAACATGCGGGACCATGTGTTGGCTATCCATGAGATTTTGACTGCGCTCTCCAAAGACGAGCTGGACAAGGCCTCATCTATTGCAGAGGAGCGCCTGGGTATGAGTTCACTGAGTCTGCATGGTGCGGGACATATGGCAAAATTTATGCCGCAGCAGATGGGGGCAATTGGAACTGGCATGCACAGGGCCGCAAGCCGATTTGCTCGCACTGCCGAAGAGGGAGATCGCCTGGCCGCTTATGATTCATTGAATCAGGTAACCGCAGCGTGTGTCGCTTGCCATGCTGGATATCGCATCAGGTAA
- a CDS encoding 6-bladed beta-propeller, translated as MIPASAIEGLLSVLDNINSYRGDGTLTHATYSSTSMWRSTVAVLTTDGCLCKSAITSAVIHIGRIITALLLISFPATVMAAEYQQIHAWGSFGTGAGEFNEPTGVAVSESEVFVSDARNGRIQVFNHQGAFLREFGNSGEKQARLGRPMNLELHDGRLYVADYWHERIQVYSQKGEYLRTIQTSDEDMLLNGPGGVAFSKQGNLFVADFYNHRIAELTPEGALISQIGTPGESGFWGGEFSYPTDVATGEDGTLYVADGYNDRIQQFSAQGVLIRKWGGPFAMNIHGSLDGWFSVVTSIAVGPEGDVFVADFYNNRVQKFTPDGKFITSFTLPAEEPSHSAIALDVDASGTLFVANFAANQVTVWREKSD; from the coding sequence ATGATTCCGGCTTCAGCTATCGAGGGGTTGTTGAGCGTGCTCGATAATATCAATAGTTACAGAGGTGATGGCACTCTTACCCATGCAACATACTCAAGCACATCCATGTGGCGCTCGACTGTGGCCGTCCTGACCACAGACGGTTGCCTGTGTAAGAGTGCCATCACCTCTGCAGTTATTCATATAGGTAGGATAATAACCGCACTTTTGCTGATCTCATTCCCTGCCACAGTTATGGCGGCGGAGTATCAACAGATTCACGCATGGGGGAGTTTCGGTACCGGAGCAGGGGAGTTCAATGAGCCGACCGGGGTGGCGGTCAGTGAGTCAGAGGTGTTTGTCAGTGATGCCCGGAATGGGAGAATTCAGGTATTCAACCACCAGGGTGCTTTTCTGAGAGAGTTTGGAAACAGTGGAGAGAAGCAAGCGCGTCTTGGGCGCCCGATGAATCTGGAGCTTCACGATGGCCGGCTCTATGTGGCGGACTACTGGCATGAGCGGATCCAGGTCTACAGTCAGAAAGGGGAGTATCTGCGCACCATTCAGACCAGTGATGAAGATATGTTGCTGAATGGGCCGGGAGGTGTTGCCTTCTCTAAACAGGGGAACCTCTTTGTGGCCGATTTTTACAACCATCGGATTGCTGAGCTAACCCCCGAGGGGGCACTTATCAGCCAGATTGGAACCCCGGGAGAGAGCGGGTTCTGGGGGGGTGAATTCAGCTATCCCACCGATGTTGCAACGGGCGAGGATGGAACCCTCTACGTGGCTGATGGTTACAATGATCGTATTCAGCAGTTTTCCGCTCAGGGGGTACTGATCCGCAAATGGGGTGGCCCCTTTGCCATGAATATCCATGGCTCACTGGATGGCTGGTTCTCGGTGGTGACCAGTATCGCGGTCGGTCCAGAGGGAGATGTTTTTGTGGCTGATTTCTACAATAACCGTGTGCAAAAGTTTACCCCGGATGGGAAGTTCATCACGTCCTTTACGTTGCCAGCCGAAGAGCCATCTCACAGCGCAATCGCGCTGGATGTGGATGCAAGCGGAACCCTGTTTGTTGCTAACTTTGCAGCCAATCAGGTCACCGTCTGGAGAGAGAAATCCGACTGA